ATCACGCACATGGCCACTTCGAAGAGGACCGAGTTGAAGTTCCAGTAGATCATGGGCTTCCAGATGGCCCAGGAGCGGCCGATGTCCACCAGCAGCCCCAATACCACGAAGGTGTATCCGAGCATGGCGGTGAGCAGGGCGGGCCGGACCACCGGTTCGTAGTAATGTTTGCCGAGAATGTGGGCTAGAAAGGCGGTGGTGAAACCGCCGGCGGCCAGGGCGACCCCCGAGGCCACATCCACGCCGATCCAGAGCCCCCAGGGACGGGCCGTGCTCAGGTTGGAGACGTAGCCGATGCCGCCGATATAACGGGCGATGATGGCGACCAGGCCGGCGGCCGCCACGAAGGCCAGGGCGACCACGCCCGGGGTCCAGAATCTGCTGTTGGTGGGCGCCGCATGATGATGGCTCATGAATTCCCTCCTTCGTGGTCTTCCTGGCGTTCGCCCTTGCCGCGGAAGGCCCACATGATGCCGCTGAGCATGCCGAACAGAACGATGGGCGACCAGAGATAGCTGTAAAGCGAGTGTTGAATGGTTTCGGCCAGGCGGGGCATGGGATGGTCGGGCAGGGTTACGAAACCCAGCTTTTCGAAGGGTTGGGCCGACAGGTACATCCAGGAGGTGCCGCCCGCTTCCCGTTCGCCGTAAAGATGATCGACGTAGCGGCCCGGGTTCTCTTTGATGCGATCCTTGGCCACCTTGAGCAGGGTGTCGCGCCGGCCGAAGGTGATCGCCTCCACCGGACAGACCTCGGCGCAACCGGGCAGCTTGCCCTCGTTGGCCACGCGTTCGTAGCAGAAGGTGCATTTCATCACCTTCGGGGTGATGGGGTCGTGGTATTCGTAGGCCGGGATTTCGAACGGGCAGGCCACCATGCAATAGCGGCAGCCGATACATTTGGTCACGTCGTAGTTGACCGCCCCGTTCTCCTGCTTGGACAGGGCGCCCACGATGCAGGCCGACGCACAGGCCGGGTCCTGGCAGTGCATGCACTGCAGCTTGACAAACGTGGGAATAAGCTGGTCGCGTTCGTCGATCATGCCCGAGTAGTACCGGTTGACCACGGTAAACGTCTTCTCGTCCGGCCGCCGCTTCCGGTCCAGCACGGTCAGGTCTTCGAACGAACGATCGGGCGGCGGCAGTTTGTTGACCTCGTTGCATGCCTGTTCGCACTTGCGGCAGCCGATGCAGCGGGTCAGATCCACCAGGCAGCCGTAAGCCTCAGAAGGCGCCTGGGATTGCCAGGCCCGGGCCGGTGTTTGGGCGGTCGCGGTGGCGGCGCCGGCAACGGAAAGGATTTTGAAAAAATTGCGTCGGCTGATGCCCATCTCTTCTCCTTTTTTCCAGAAACGGCACTGCTCGATAATTGCGGCGCTGCTATGCGGGCCGTTTGGTGATGCTCAAACAGATGCATTCATCGACGAAGCGGACGTCGAACGCGAAGCCGGGCATCGCGTTGAGCAGCAGTACCAGGTTGTCCTTGATGAACGGGTCCTTGAGCGTGACGTCGAGGTGCGTACCGATCGGCATCTGCTCCAATTGCTGATTGCATTTCAAGATGCTAATCGGCCAGGGAACATCGACAAGGCTTAACTGGATGGTTTCTCCATTGCCCTCATGACCGCTCGGTTCGTTCACGCAGGCCGTCCGTTCATACATCCCGTTCATCCAAACACACTCGTGGTGAAACGGTTAAAAGATCGTCTTGGGTGCTATCTCAAAATGCATGCCAGGCCATGCGAATTGTGTAGATTTTTATCTGTCTGTAATCATGAAGGGAATTGGCTGATAAACGGGTTTGCGTTTTGAGTGTTTAAATGGTAGTCTAACATTTGTTTAAATTCACAACATGTGTTTAAGCATTCAAATTATCATCTTCTTATCGGAATGGCGGAGATGAAAGACATCGAGATCAACCGATACTGGGGCAGGGTGATCGATACCCTCAACGATGCCCTCCTGATTATCAGCAAAGAGGGCCGGATTCTGGCGGCCAACCGCTCTTTCGAAGAGATGACCGGCTATACGGCCCGGGAGATTACCGGCCAGTCGTGTCGCCTGCTCAAGTGCGACGCCTGCGAGAAGGCCATCAAAGACGACGGTCAGGGCTGGTGCACCCTGTTCGAGCAACCCCGTTCCGATATTCGCAAGTGCCGCTGTGAAATCGTCAAAAAGGACGGCACGGCCATGCCGGTGCTGAAGAATGCCTCGGTGCTCTATGACGAAGATGGCTCGATAATGGGGGCGGTGGAGACGTTGACGGATATCAGCGAACTCGATCGCCTGGACAAGCGCGTGGCCTTCTTATCCCGCCAGCTCGACGAGACCGACGGGTACTGCGGCATCATCGGTCGCTCGCCCCAAATGCAAAAGGTCTTCGGCATCATCGAAAAAGCGGCCCGCAGCGATGCCCCGGTGATCATTCTGGGGGAATCGGGCACCGGCAAGGAGCTGGTGGCGCGGGCGATCCACGACCGCGGATTCCGCTCCCAAGGGGCTTACGTACAGGTCAACTGTGCGGCCCTGAACGCCTCCTTACTGGAGAGCGAACTCTTCGGCCATGTCAAAGGGTCGTTCACAGGCGCCTTTCGCGACCGCAAGGGACGCTTCGAAAGTGCCGACGGAGGAGACCTCTTTCTGGACGAGATCGGGGATATCCCCCTCTCCGTCCAGATCAAATTGCTGCGCGCTTTGGAAACCAAGCAGTTCGAGCGGGTGGGAGACGATCGCCCGGTGGCGGTCGATGTCCGCATCATCACGGCCACCAATAAAGATTTACACGCCCTCATTGCCCAGGGCGCCTTTCGGCAGGATCTCTATTTTCGCATCAACGTCATCCCCATCCATCTGCCGCCGCTGCGGGAGAGAAGAGAAGATATTCCGTTGTTGGTGGAGACCTTTATGCAGCGGTTGAAATCCAAGACCGGAAAACCCATCAGCGGTATCCGTAAAGAAGCCATGGACAGCCTGATGCGCTACGCGTTCCCCGGCAATGTGCGGGAACTGAAAAGCGTCCTGCAATATGCGTTTACCCTTGCCGAAAAGGGGCCTCTCGAAATCTCGCACCTTCCGCCGCAGATGTTCGCCGCCGATGCACCGGCCGTGGGCGCACCTCTTCCCGGCAGCCATCGGGAACTGAGGGAGCGGCAGGAATTGATCGATGCCCTGCAGGCCACCGGCGGAAATCAGACCCGGGCCGCACAGCTTTTGGGCATCAACCGCGTGACGGTGTGGAACCGCATGCGCAAATATGGGCTCGACCTGAAAAGGGAGTTGACCGCCACTCCCGCCGGGCCCACCTGATGGCCTGGTGCGGGCCTGTCACCGACATCGGGGGAGGCCACCATTCGTGTATGGGCACCGAACAGCAGCTTATGGCGGAGATGCTTGATCTTGAACATGGCGATTTTCCCTGCTGGACAATCCTTCCAGGAAGGCCAGTACATTTTTTCCCAGCACATCGTCATTGTAGCCCCCTTCCAGAAGCCCGTAGCAGCCGCCTTTGTTCCGTTCGGCCGCCGCGCGGACCCACTCCCCCATGGTGCGGTAATCGGCCGTGGTGAGCAGTCCGCCCCAGTCCTGGACATGGTTGTCGAACCCGGCGGAGACGGCGATGACATCGGCCGCCGTGGCATCCAGGGTGCGTCGCACCTGATCTAGATAAGTCAATCGATGGTGGGATTCGGGGTTGAGAATGTCGACCCAGGTTTGGTCTCCGAGGATGTTGGCGGTGCCGTCGCCGTAGTGCAGGTCGAAATCCAGGATCAATGCGGAGCCGATGCGGCCCGAGGCGCGCAGGTGAAAGAGCGAGACGGCCATGTTGTTGAAAAAGCAAAATCCCCAGCAGCTGTCGGCCGAGGCGTGATGTCCCGGCGGCCGGATCAAGGCGAAACTCGGTTCCTGCATGCCGGCACGTGCGGCCTGGATCGCCCCTCCGGCCGCCAGGGCGGCGATATCGTACAATCCCCGGCCGCGAATATCGGCGATGTGGCTTGCAGGGTGTGCGGCGCGCAGGTCCTCTTCGGTGGCCGGCTCGCATGTTCGAATGTCCACATACGGCGCGACGGTCTCGATGATCGCTTCCATTCGGCCGGCCGAGGCTGCGGGATCGCTGGTGTAAACCCGGTAGAAGTCGTTATGAAAATAGACGTTCATCATCGTGTGCCGGCCCTGGCGTTCACTTGGACGCATGGCATGTTTTAAACCCGATGCTAACGTATTTGTTGTCAACCATCAAGGTTTGAGGGCACCGTAAAGAGTCCGGCCGGTTTCCCACCGATGCCATATTTTTTCATACGCTTCCAGATGGTGACGCGGCTGACGCCCAGCAAACGGGCCGCCTCGGACTGGTTGCCACCGGTTTTGCGCAGGACGGTGAGCAGCGCCTCGCGCCCCTCCATGCATGCCGAATCCTGTGCACAGTTTCCGGGTATCGAGGTATGGCCGTGGAGGATCTTGGGTGGCAAATGGTTCAAACCAATCCCGCCGCTCTGACACAGAACGAATGCGTATTCGATGGCGTTCCGAAGTTCGCGGACGTTCCCGGGCCATTCATAGATCGAAAGTTGTTCCAGGGCCTCGGGCGTCAGACCGAGAATCCGTTTGCCGCTGCTGATCGCATTGCGCCGGATGAAACTCTGTGCGATCAGCGGGATGTCTTCGCGTCTATCCGCCAGGGACGGGCATTTCAACGGAAAGACATTGATTCGGAAGAAAAGGTCCTCCCGGAACAAGCCTTCGTCAATGAGTGCCTCGAGATTTTTATGGGTGGCGGTGACGATGCGCACGTCGACGTCCACGGGGCGGTTGTCACCCACCCGTTCGATTCGTTTGTCTTCCAGGACCCGCAGTAGTTTGATCTGGATCGACGGCGGGATGTCGCCGATCTCATCGAGAAACAGGGTGCCGCCGTGGGCCGCTTCGAACCGTCCCACGCGAGCCCGTTCCGCTCCTGTATAGGCGCCCTTCACGTGGCCGAAGAGCTCGCTCTCCAGTAGATTTTCATTCAACGCCGCGCAGTTGACCTTGATATAGGGTTTTTCTTTGCGGGCGCTGGCCTGGTGGATGGCCCGGGCCACCAACTCTTTGCCCGTCCCGCTTTCCCCCATGATCATCACCGGCGTATTGGACTGGGCGACATTCTCGATGGTTTCGAACAGGTTGAGCATGACGTCTGTCTTGCCCAGAATGCCGTGGTAGCCTTCGTCCAGGTGGAAGGTCTTTCGCAGGTTACTGATCTCCTGCTGCTGGCGCACCTTCTCGGTAATATCGGTCAGGGTTTCCACCGCACCGATCATGTCACCGTTTTCGTCACGCAATACGGTGGCGCTTTTGACGATGTGGACCGTATGGCGGTCCTTATGGGTGATCAGGCATTTTTTTGCCTTGATGGCGCCTTTGCTGAAAAGGCCACACCAATCGGCGCCGCGGCCTTTGCCGATGATCTTGCAGCCGGTGCAGTTGAGAATACGGCAGGAGCGGCCGACCAACTCGCTCGTCGTGTAGCCGGTGACACGCTCGGCCGCCGGATTGGCGGCCATGATCTGGCCTTGGGCGTCCACGACGAGAAGTCCATCCTGCAGGGTGTCCACGATGGTTTTCCAGTATTTGGCGATATCCATGTGTGCTCCAGTGTTAACCTTAACGAGTTAATATGTTAATTTGTTAAGCTAACAAATGTTAACA
This Desulfatitalea tepidiphila DNA region includes the following protein-coding sequences:
- a CDS encoding sigma-54 interaction domain-containing protein produces the protein MDIAKYWKTIVDTLQDGLLVVDAQGQIMAANPAAERVTGYTTSELVGRSCRILNCTGCKIIGKGRGADWCGLFSKGAIKAKKCLITHKDRHTVHIVKSATVLRDENGDMIGAVETLTDITEKVRQQQEISNLRKTFHLDEGYHGILGKTDVMLNLFETIENVAQSNTPVMIMGESGTGKELVARAIHQASARKEKPYIKVNCAALNENLLESELFGHVKGAYTGAERARVGRFEAAHGGTLFLDEIGDIPPSIQIKLLRVLEDKRIERVGDNRPVDVDVRIVTATHKNLEALIDEGLFREDLFFRINVFPLKCPSLADRREDIPLIAQSFIRRNAISSGKRILGLTPEALEQLSIYEWPGNVRELRNAIEYAFVLCQSGGIGLNHLPPKILHGHTSIPGNCAQDSACMEGREALLTVLRKTGGNQSEAARLLGVSRVTIWKRMKKYGIGGKPAGLFTVPSNLDG
- a CDS encoding sigma-54 interaction domain-containing protein, which gives rise to MKDIEINRYWGRVIDTLNDALLIISKEGRILAANRSFEEMTGYTAREITGQSCRLLKCDACEKAIKDDGQGWCTLFEQPRSDIRKCRCEIVKKDGTAMPVLKNASVLYDEDGSIMGAVETLTDISELDRLDKRVAFLSRQLDETDGYCGIIGRSPQMQKVFGIIEKAARSDAPVIILGESGTGKELVARAIHDRGFRSQGAYVQVNCAALNASLLESELFGHVKGSFTGAFRDRKGRFESADGGDLFLDEIGDIPLSVQIKLLRALETKQFERVGDDRPVAVDVRIITATNKDLHALIAQGAFRQDLYFRINVIPIHLPPLRERREDIPLLVETFMQRLKSKTGKPISGIRKEAMDSLMRYAFPGNVRELKSVLQYAFTLAEKGPLEISHLPPQMFAADAPAVGAPLPGSHRELRERQELIDALQATGGNQTRAAQLLGINRVTVWNRMRKYGLDLKRELTATPAGPT
- the hybA gene encoding hydrogenase 2 operon protein HybA, translated to MGISRRNFFKILSVAGAATATAQTPARAWQSQAPSEAYGCLVDLTRCIGCRKCEQACNEVNKLPPPDRSFEDLTVLDRKRRPDEKTFTVVNRYYSGMIDERDQLIPTFVKLQCMHCQDPACASACIVGALSKQENGAVNYDVTKCIGCRYCMVACPFEIPAYEYHDPITPKVMKCTFCYERVANEGKLPGCAEVCPVEAITFGRRDTLLKVAKDRIKENPGRYVDHLYGEREAGGTSWMYLSAQPFEKLGFVTLPDHPMPRLAETIQHSLYSYLWSPIVLFGMLSGIMWAFRGKGERQEDHEGGNS
- a CDS encoding histone deacetylase family protein, with amino-acid sequence MRPSERQGRHTMMNVYFHNDFYRVYTSDPAASAGRMEAIIETVAPYVDIRTCEPATEEDLRAAHPASHIADIRGRGLYDIAALAAGGAIQAARAGMQEPSFALIRPPGHHASADSCWGFCFFNNMAVSLFHLRASGRIGSALILDFDLHYGDGTANILGDQTWVDILNPESHHRLTYLDQVRRTLDATAADVIAVSAGFDNHVQDWGGLLTTADYRTMGEWVRAAAERNKGGCYGLLEGGYNDDVLGKNVLAFLEGLSSRENRHVQDQASPP